Proteins encoded in a region of the Pseudochaenichthys georgianus chromosome 20, fPseGeo1.2, whole genome shotgun sequence genome:
- the dtx3la gene encoding E3 ubiquitin-protein ligase DTX3L1: protein MGSNQSSEKLYCNRFLDGNGPPSLEQQANAEVNGIYKVLSGTQPPGQMTWVILHRDLPGHPIDNTLQINYIFPGGIQTDKHPHPGQPYAGLRLCAYLPDSRDGRRVLKLLDKAFNTELLFSVVTNNEGQDVVTTASIPLKTQAEGGIKVDGYPDPDYLKNVRKILKDKGIE from the exons ATGGGCTCTAACCAGAGCAGCGAAAAACTCTACTGCAACCGCTTCCTGGATGGAAATGGTCCTCCATCACTGGAACAACAAG CTAATGCAGAGGTGAACGGGATCTACAAAGTCCTGAGTGGCACGCAGCCACCGGGCCAGATGACCTGGGTGATCCTCCACAGAGACCTGCCAGGGCACCCCATTGACAACACCCTGCAGATCAACTACATATTCCCCGGTGGAATACAGACA GACAAACACCCTCACCCGGGCCAGCCTTACGCCGGGCTGCGGCTCTGTGCGTACCTGCCAGACAGCCGCGACGGCCGGAGggtcctcaagctgctggacaaGGCCTTCAACACGGAGCTGCTGTTCTCTGTGGTCACCAATAATGAGGGGCAGGACGTCGTCACCACTGCTTCCATCCCCTTGAAAACACAAGCAGAAGGAGGAATCAAAGT TGATGGCTACCCAGATCCTGACTACCTGAAGAATGTGAGAAAGATACTGAAGGATAAAGGCATTGAATAA